A section of the Malus sylvestris chromosome 17, drMalSylv7.2, whole genome shotgun sequence genome encodes:
- the LOC126612092 gene encoding inositol oxygenase 1-like isoform X1, producing the protein MTILIEQPEFVIGVEVEIEAGERKVLNDEKELVLDAGFVVPHTNSFGQTFRDYDAEGERQPSVENFYQINHINQTYDFVQRMRNEYSKLNRVEMSIWECCELLNEVVDESDPDLDEPQIEHLLQTAEAIRKDYPNEDWLHLTGLIHDLGKVLLLPSFGELPQWAVVGDTFPVGCAFDQSNVHHKYFAENPDYYNPTYNTKYGVYSEGCGLENVMMSWGHDDYMYLVATENKSTLPSAALFIIRYHSFYALHKAGAYKHLMNEEDVENLKWLRVFNKYDLYSKSKIRVDVEKVKPYYISLIEKYFPSKLRW; encoded by the exons ATGACTATCCTCATTGAGCAGCCTGAGTTTG TGATAGGAGTTGAAGTTGAAATTGAAGCAGGGGAGAGAAAGGTGTTAAATGATGAAAAGGAATTGGTCTTAGATGCTGGATTTGTGGTGCCACATACCAATTCATTTGGACAAACATTTAG GGATTATGATGCAGAAGGAGAGAGACAACCAAGTGTGGAGAATTTCTACCAGATCAATCACATCAATCAGACTTATGATTTT GTGCAGAGAATGAGAAATGAGTATAGCAAATTGAACAGAGTGGAGATGAGCATTTGGGAATGCTGTGAACTTCTCAACGAGGTTGTCGACGAGAGCGATCCCGACTTGGACGAGCCTCAAATCGAGCACTTGTTGCAAACAGCTGAAGCCATTAGGAAGGACTATCCTAATGAAGATTGGCTGCACTTGACTGGCCTCATCCATG ACCTTGGAAAAGTGCTTCTTCTTCCTAGCTTTGGGGAGCTTCCTCAATGGGCAGTTGTCG GTGATACATTCCCAGTTGGCTGTGCTTTTGATCAATCCAATGTTCATCACAAG TACTTTGCCGAAAATCCTGACTACTATAATCCTACTTACAACACTAAGTATGGAGTTTACTCGGAGGGATGTGGACTCGAAAATGTTATGATGTCGTGGGGGCACGATGATTACATGTATTTG GTGGCCACAGAGAACAAATCAACTCTGCCTTCAGCAGCTCTGTTTATCATTAGATACCACTCATTCTATG CCTTACATAAGGCGGGAGCGTATAAGCACTTAATGAACGAAGAGGATGTCGAAAACCTGAAATGGCTCCGTGTATTCAA CAAGTACGACCTTTACAGCAAGAGCAAGATACGGGTTGACGTTGAGAAGGTGAAGCCATACTATATTTCTCTCATTGAAAAG TACTTCCCTTCGAAGCTAAGATGGTGA